In Fusarium falciforme chromosome 10, complete sequence, a single genomic region encodes these proteins:
- a CDS encoding Aldo-ket-red domain-containing protein yields the protein MASQNLPISLKNSLDATKVDYAQLGASGLRVSVPILGCMSFGSKKWHPWLIEEEEALEILKAAYDRGINTWDTANMYSNGVSEEILGKAIKKFNLPRHKLVLMTKCSVFVGEDQEVVGPSHGQCMVQSKDYVNQGGLSRTAIFDAVEASLARLGTTYIDVLQIHRYDQSTPPEETMKALHDLVQSGKVRYLGASSMWATQFAGLQHVAERNGWTKFVSMQNYYNLCYREEEREMNRFCKETGVGIIPWSPLFGGLLARPFGVQDTERSKIPSPFGSAITQADEHIVKRVEEVAGKKGWRMAQVALLWLRSKDAIPVAGLNSISKVEEAVELRGKELSAEEVEYLEELYIPKPIAGHF from the exons ATGGCCTCCCAAAATCTCCCAATCTCCCTCAAGAACAGCTTGGATGCTACCAAGGTGGACTACGCCCAACTGGGAGCGTCTGGACTACGCGTCTCAGTTCCGATTCTCGGATGCATGTCCTTTGGTTCCAAGAAGTGGCATCCCTGGTTGatcgaagaggaggaagctctCGAGATCCTGAAGGCTGCCTATGACCGAGGCATCAACACCTGGGACACGGCCAATATGTATTCCAACGGCGTCTCTGAGGAGATTCTCGGAAAAGCAATCAAGAAGTTCAACCTCCCCCGTCATAAGCTTGTCCTCATGACAAAGTGCTCCGTCTTTGTCGGTGAGGATCAGGAGGTCGTGGGTCCCTCTCATGGACAGTGCATGGTCCAGAGCAAAGACTATGTCAATCAGGGAG GTCTCTCTCGCACGGCCATTTTCGACGCCGTCGAAGcatcgctcgctcgcttggGAACTACCTATATCGATGTCCTTCAGATTCACCGCTACGATCAATCGACTCCACCTGAAGAGACGATGAAGGCACTTCACGACCTCGTACAAAGTGGCAAGGTCCGATACCTTGGCGCAAGCTCGATGTGGGCTACGCAGTTTGCGGGCCTGCAGCATGTAGCAGAGCGCAACGGTTGGACCAAGTTCGTATCGATGCAGAACTACTATAACTTATGCTACCGCGAGGAAGAGCGAGAAATGAACCGGTTCTGCAAGGAAACTGGTGTGGGAATTATTCCGTGGTCGCCTCTATTCGGCGGTTTGCTGGCTCGTCCGTTCGGTGTCCAGGACACGGAGCGCTCCAAGATTCCGTCTCCATTTGGCTCGGCAATCACTCAAGCCGACGAACACATCGTCAAGAGGGTGGAAGAGGTAGCCGGTAAGAAAGGCTGGAGGATGGCCCAAGTGGCTCTGCTTTGGCTGAGGAGCAAAGATGCTATTCCAGTTGCCGGCCTGAACTCCATCTCCAAAGTTGAGGAGGCTGTGGAGCTGCGCGGCAAGGAGCTCAGTGCGGAGGAAGTGGAATATCTAGAGGAGCTGTACATTCCCAAGCCCATTGCAGGACACTTTTAG
- a CDS encoding Zn(2)-C6 fungal-type domain-containing protein — translation MASTGKERSGPMNHRRSNGGCITCRVRRVKCDEKKPSCKRCISTGRKCDGYPVPKPRLEAVSVVVMGSGSCSTPGACPARSRQSFQMFSELYAPMLSGYGTEGFWGMVVLQASHVDESIKHLVIAASNLSSSNNVPFLAHYSRALQILSRSQNVDVIIILIACVLLTVCDELQNRGDSAQRHILAGERILAEQDGLSLGPWRDSFVLKEIMSTFSRLCSPRPMISRVPYPST, via the exons ATGGCTTCAACTGGTAAAGAACGCAGCGGGCCGATGAATCACAGGCGGAGTAACGGCGGGTGCATCACCTGTAG GGTCCGACGTGTCAAGTgcgacgagaagaagccatcatgcAAGCGTTGCATCTCCACTGGTCGGAAATGTGACGGCTATCCCGTACCAAAGCCCAGGCTGGAGGCAGTCTCGGTGGTTGTCATGGGCTCAGGGTCCTGCTCAACCCCTGGTGCATGTCCCGCCAGGTCGAGGCAGTCGTTTCAGATGTTCAGCGAGCTGTATGCTCCGATGCTTTCCGGCTATGGCACAGAGGGCTTCTGGGGCATGGTTGTGCTGCAGGCCAGTCATGTCGATGAAAGCATCAAGCACCTGGTCATTGCAGCTTCAAACTTGAGCTCGAGCAACAACGTCCCGTTCCTTGCCCACTACAGCAGGGCACTGCAGATTCTGAGTCGCTCTCAGAACGTCGACGTCATCATCATACTCATTGCCTGTGTCTTGCTCACCGTTTGCGACGAGCTTCAGAACCGCGGCGACAGTGCACAGCGCCACATCTTGGCAGGCGAGAGAATCTTGGCAGAACAAGACGGATTATCTTTGGGTCCTTGGAGAGACAGCTTTGTCTTGAAAGAAATCATGTCGACCTTTTCGCGTCTTTGCTCCCCAAGGCCTATGATATCTCGGGTTCCCTATCCGTCAACTTGA